A region of the Aphelocoma coerulescens isolate FSJ_1873_10779 chromosome 1, UR_Acoe_1.0, whole genome shotgun sequence genome:
GCTATATCATTCTAATGTATGTTGGTAGTGTTAATAACTTATCATTAATAATAGAGGAAATACTTTGCTTTGAGACTGTTCTTCCTAAAGCTGAACTATACTAGACTAGTGAAAAAACAGTTGTGGGGGTATCCCACAGAGGAATTAAACATAAAAAGCAGTATCAACCATATAATTAACTGTGCCATGCTGGTGACAGTTGAGGATAGGAGTTGATGTTGTAACTCAGGTAATTAAGCAGGGACAACAATGCAATGTTCTTGCATTCAAATGCCATCTGACAACTAAAGTGCTAGCTCTGGTTAAGGAGTATCTAggtatgggaaaaaaaagccccaaaactgtACTGAGTTTGGGAGAAACTGCaactttctgtttcttctttccttccaagcTACGTAAGAATACAGTGATCTCTGCTGTCTGTAggacagctgctccagcagcttgaTCACAAGTCCAGGATGCCTGATGAGGGATGCAACAGGAGATGCCTCTGAGCATTAACCCCCAAATGAACACAAATACTTAGGTTTAGTTAATTCTAAAACTTTTCTTTCATGTGGCCCTAATGTTGCTGGCAGGACAAAGATACTAGGGAATTTACAGTCTGGAGCCTTTCAATAAAACAACACCATGGCTTAACAGCCATGTCATGCTTTATGTAGTAATCCATATCTACCTTGATTGCTTTAGGAAGTACTTTAAAGATAAGAGAAGATTGGCTTCTTATCTAGAGGCAGGCTCTTTGCTGCATATGGCTTTGTGCAACACCGTTCTTGCATCCAGATTCAATTTTTGCAGTAGCTCAGAAGCATTTCCTACAAATTTCACCTGTTTCTAATAGCTGGCTCTGCACCCCTTGAACATTATTTCATAGCATTATCCAGTAGTTTCTTCCATTTGGACACCGTGATGATAGTAGGCTTATATAGAAGCAACCAGCAGGAGAAAAGAGGCTCTCCAAGGCTTAGCTTGGGAAATGGAGATGTGCAGAAGAAAGCCAGAACACTGTACCAGGGCTTTGGGTCAGAGTCAAGGAGGGTTCATGGTCTGGCTCTTCCTCCCATTGCATGCCAGGCTGAAGGTAGGCAGAACTCTGGGGCAGTGAGCACACCCAGATGCTGTGCAGCCCTTGGGCTGACCTTGCACTGTTGGCAGCACGAAGGAGAGAGGCACAGCAACACTTCCATAGCTACAGGCTTCTTGGTTTGCACCCAGTGACTGAGTACAGGGCTAAAACAAACACTGCCTAACTGCAGGTGTGTTAAGATCCTCCTCCTGAGGGAGCTAGGCATTATTTGCTGCCTTTCACCTTCTGAAACAGTacccggaggaggaggagttccATGAGAAGGTTAAGGTCTAGAGGTTGTACCTTGCCATGTACAGTTGTGTGAACTGCCTGCATGCAGTCCTGTAGATGCAACTGTCTTCCACCCATACACAGGACCCCTACATGGGAAGAAATTGTAGAAGATAGTTGCAGTTGCCCCTGTCGGCAAAACAGGCAAAACACCTAGCTAGTGCAGTTAGTCTCCCTAGTACAAACTGGACCATCCACCAAACAGGGAGAAGAAATTATGTCTGCTCAGCCTCAGTGCCTGATTAGATCTGTGGTTTGTCCCCATTCCTCAAATGGGCCTGCTACTAAGCCTTATTCAGATGAACACTGAAAACAAGTTCACTCTAATACTTGGTCAGGTCACACTAGGAAAAAACAGACTTATTCCCCCATCTTGGTTGCTCCATCATGCGAGGATGTCATAATAAATGGATGGCTTTTTGGTCTGCTCACGGAACTGCTCTAGCTTTAGGCCGACCCTCAGAAGAACAGCTTCATCCCACCATTTTGCCATGACCTGGGAGAAGATGAgaggcagaaggagaagaatgaataaaaaaaaaccagcagcatCATCATCTATAGATGCTCTTAAAGGCCTTGGAAACAATTCCCTCCctagccccccctccccaacagacatgttttccccttttaccccaGTAAGTATGGCATCACTATTTGGGATAAAGGCAGCTGTGTGACTTTCAGTTGCAAGACATATATCTTTCCTTTAAATGAGACCTGTTTCAAGAGTAAAGGATTTAAAGAAGTtacagaaatgagaaataaaagaggaaagagTAGTGACCAGTAGTGGGTATTGATGCAAGTAGACAGGGAGACAGAGAAATCTCTCTCAAAAATACCCAAAGAGACCCTCTTCCATTCAGGAATGAGGCAAATCACCCCCAAATTAAAGCTTTTATTTCCAGAACCTGCCAGCTCCTCAAGTGAGCTTTGTGGAAGAGCAAGGACCTGGTTGTGATGCTTCAGGACAAAGCCAGCCAGGGATTTTGTGCCCCAGCATTCAAAAGAGCGAAGACTCACCTGGAGGCTAATTGGAAGCCCAGCAATAGAATATCCAATGGGGACCACAAGGCCTGGAATCCCAGTGAAGTTACCAAGCTGCATGAACCTAGGGGGAAAAAGGTGTCATCAGTATTCCTGGTGCCAGCAGCAAATTCATCCCTTTTTGGTAAAGGCAATTGTGATTAATCTCTCCCACCTTACAGTCTGAGGTTCTTCTTCTCCAGCTGTTCCCaaacttttgtttctgtagTGCGAGTAGCACTTTCCTTACCTCATGGACCGGACTGTGAAGGACATATCGCTGCTCCCAGTCAAGAGGTCAGATTCATAAATTCTTGGGGCAGTGCAAGGAACAGCTGTGGAGGAATCACAAAATGACTGAACTTGAAAGGGACCTCAGAAGTCATCTTGTCTAACCTTCTGGCTCAGGAATGGTCAGCTAGTGCAGGGTGCCCATGACTATGTCCAAATAGCTTTTTTGCCAGGGATGAAGATTCCACAGGCTCTTTGGGCAACCTGATGCACTGCCATGGATACAACCAATAAATCTAGAAATACACAGCAGTCTTTCTAAACAGGCTGCATTATCCTCTAAAGGTGCAAGGCACAGCAAAGCGTTTGCACACAAGTCATACTTAAAATTGAGAAGGGAAAGCTAATGAAGTGACTGTTCCTAAAAGGCACCACGCAGCTGCTGAGGACTCACTCTTTAGCCAAGAGTGCCAATACCTGGTGTAAGGATACAGTTCACAGTGCTGAAGATCTCTTGCAAAAATCTCATGCTCCGAGTTCTCTGTCGATTTGCCTGCAAGCAGAGACAATACTGTCTGATGGGCCCTTTTTGTTCACAAAATTCATGTCTGATGTTGGCAGACTCTGCCCATCAGCGTCTCTGCCTTTGCAAAAGACACCATTCCCACAATCTGGAATCAGGATACAGGACAGGTGGCACGTCTTCTGTGGTGCCCCACCATCCAGCATCCTTTCGTGGCAGAGGGCAGCTAGATCTGGGTGACATCTTCCCATGGGTATGGGGAAGCTAAGAGAAGCCCCTATCCCACCTTTACAGTTCCACTAGGTGCCTCCCTTCAGCCCTCACCCCAGTATATTCCTTACCTTAATATAATCCAGAGCTGTGAACTGGGAAGCCAAGGCCAGGCTAGCCTGAGTTTCCaaattctgaaaaagaaaacactgattaAGGCTCTGCTTGCAGGAAACTGAACTGTGACAGCCCAGGAGCTCTTTTCCAGGTCTACTCTTCTGTATCAGTAATCATCCAACAGGTAGTTTGTcacagaagaaggaggaggacctCAGGTTTCTCACTGACAGGACATTTGTTCTGTATCAGCTAGGACAACTACTGacactgctcctgctgctaCTTACCATTTCATGGAAATATTTATTGAAGTCAGGTTGCAGGAAGTCCCTCATCTCACTGAGAATGCAGATCACATGTGCCACTCGTGCCTCCTCCATCTCTGGAAGAGAGACTTCAACCACACTGGCTCCCAAACTCTGCAGGTGCTTCACCGCTGTGTACAGGACAGGTAAAGCACAGACAGCATCCCTGAGTTCACCAGACTTCACAGAAAGGTTGCAAATCCCCAACCCCTGCAGAGTGAGAGACCCTGTAGGCCATTGCAGGGCAAGCATCTTCAGTGCACCACGTGGCATGCatggctgcagcagcttttcctagGGAGATGCTTTTAACCGAACTACATCTCAGTATTCCAACAGGGCAGGGGCTTGCAGACAGGTTCCTAACTTACCTGCTGTACTTCAGGCAAATTCACCTCATCTCTCTAGCTTCCCAGTTAAGCCAAAGAGTAAAAGGACTGACAACGTTTGCCTGAGCACTTCACATGACCAGTGTTCTGTCAGCATGAAGTGATTATTTAGCATCATGATATTCCCATTCAAAGCCTCTTCTGAACCATAATGATAGAGGAACCAGGGGATACCCAAGAGACCAGGTAAACAAGACAGGGCCACTAAATCTTGATCCACTTTAACAAGGCTGAACACCAAGACTTTGGGAAAGGTGACTCTTTTGAAGTCTGAAAAGAATCCTCTACTTTCTGTGACCCCAACTTCTTCGTAAATACCCAAGCTTGCCTATGGTCCATCTCTTCTAAGAAAATGCTGTAAATGTAGAAGTGTGTCTATGGAAATCAAGAGGGTGAAGAAAATCCAGGCAAAGCCCAAATACTGTGAACTATCCCAGCTCCAATGCAACTACTATACCAGGCATTGTAAAGGCATACTCCCCCACCCCCAAGTACTCACCAGGGTCAATTCTGCTTAGTCTACACTCTGACAAAGGCACCCTAAAGGCACCACTTGGCTGATTTCAAGGAAATACCAGAGAACTGGATACATCACAAAGACCTAGCACTGTATTACTACTGAGCATTATGTTGTGAAATAAGGCCTTGCCTTAAAAGTCTTCTACCATTAAAGCTTGCAGATTAAGTATTATCAAGCACAGATCTGTCTTTATACACACAGAGGCTGAGCACACTGGACTGCATTCTTCCATTGTAATCTGACAAGCCTGCAACTGCTGAGCTTTTTAACCCTCAGCAGTCAGGGGGGCTTCCCCAATACAAAGCTACTGCTGTTTATCCAGCCAGACCCCTTTAAGCAACTGCCTGTAAGGGCTTCAGGCAGGACCTATTTAATGCATACATAAGAGGAGCACCAAGTGACACCATAACATCAGGCACAATAAAAGACTTACAGACTTTTCATCTTTACCTTTCTCACAGGCAGACAGAACTTCAGCATCGCATGCCTAAAGAATAAGAGGAAAGAACCAAGCAGACTTTAGTAACTGCTCTCCTCCTCTTGGTGAGCACACTCACCAGGACTTCAGTCCTCATGGTACTCTCCTTGTTCCTGTCCCTAACAGCAGTGAAACACAGTCCTGCAGGACTGCCTTAGGTCACATGCTGCAAGAAAACAGCTTGCAGGTCACACCCCTAATGAAAAGGAAaggtcaccttctccagagGAGAGAATATTCCTCCTCTGCACTGTGGCAGAGCCAATAAGAGTCTTGTTTTTAGCTCCAGGAAGAAATCCTGAGCACATCTGTGGGGCTGCATTACAATTTTCAAGCAGTACTAGCTTGCAAGCCCCATTTCTACACTGGAATAATGAAATAACACTCGGCAGCTACAGCACTGTCACCAAGTGGATACACTCCTTTTCCTCATTTGATTTTAAACTAACTGCCTTTTGTTATCAGTTCAGAAGCATTGTTTCCAATAGAATCAGCAGTAGTCATTACCTTTCCTAATGCCTTCAACAGACTCTTACTCAAAACGCTGCCTTAAAAAATATACCTCCTTGTTGATGTTTTCACACAGGCTGTATTATCTTCCAACTATAAGACTAAATATAATAAGCTCTAATGATGACAGGCAAGACAACAATGAATGCACTGGGCTCctttaaaatcttatttttcaaagcagcagaaaaatagAGATAAACCAGGTACCTTAAAAAATGTCCAGTCCACTCCTAGTTTTAAGCCTTTCAGGTCAGGAGCACACATATCAGATAGGGTTGCTTTGGGCTGTTTGAGTCCTGCAGGGAACAAAGAAGAGTTCCTGCTTTTATTCTAGGATGCCTCTAGGAAGGCAGAGCATCTGGGCTCAGGGAGGGAGAGAGCTCACCTACCATATGGATAGAGCTGATCTGGCTCAGCAAGGATACTGTAAACAATGGCTGCATCTGCCACTGACGTACAGATAGGGCCTGTAAAAGAGACCAGTTATAAAAAGTGGTAAGAGGTAAATAGTACCTTCCCCCCCACATCTTTTCTAGGCAGAGGTTGCCTCCCCTGTGAGAGGTCCCTGAAGTGGAGCACAAGTCCTCTTACCTACGCTGACTGTGGAGTAGGAGAGTGGCAAGCTGCCATGACAACTGATGCGCCCAAATGTACCTGGAGAACAAGAACTGGGACTTAGCTGGGTATCAGCAGTTGCTGGGAAGAGCCATCTACATGCTCTGGTGCACCCACAGTAAACAACAAACCCCTGCCAGTCACTTTTATGTCTGCTGTTTCAGAGCCCAGTCTCTCATCCTTCAGTACTCTGTTCTGCTGGCCACTATCTGTCTCATCACTGAAACACATGCATTCAATGAATAGTGCAATTGGTTTCACCCCTAAGAAATTATTTAGTTGAGGGGAAATATGTGCAGGGACATTTTGgaatatttgtatttaaatatgCAAAAGCAGCATTTATGGTGTGGAGGatggagaggcaggagcagagtaTCAACAGCAGGAGACAGCACCCCATGGGAGGTCTCACCCACTTGACCAGTGAGACTTCATGCCTAACACCAGCTGTCTTCTGCAAGTACTCATATCACCTTTCTGGCCAGTTACATTTTGTCATCATCACTATCTTCCTCAGATGAAACAAGATTTGTCAAGTTGACCACATGTGAAGGATGGAAAGAGAGTAATGGCTGAGTATCTGGTCTCAGATGAAAGGTAGAAGGAAAAGGgtagaaaggaaaagcagcatgcATATTTTGTTTAGCATTTAATGTAAgttaatttaggttttttgaACATGTTCAGCAGACAGTAGAGATACTTCCATGCTGCCAGTCTAACCCACATGActctcagggtttttttctccatatttCAGAGTTTCTCTGGTCAAATTTTACTTCACAGGAATTAATAAACAAGTGCCTGACTTGTTTGTGGCAGTCTATCTGAAACACCAAACAAGATGAACACACACCCCTCCAAGATTAAAGGGCTCTACCTTTCAGCCCCACCACACCACAGAACGAAGCAGGAATCCTCACAGAGCCTCCTCCATCTGTGCCAATAGCCACGGGGCAGAGACCTACAAAAAACCCACACGTTGGCCTGTGATCAGAGACACATCATGTTGCCCTGTCCATTCTACCAGCAGCTGCATCCAAGGCAGCACACAGAGCTCTCTGTTTAGCTAGAAGTTCCCTCCAGCTTCTAAACccaacccacccaaaaaaaccctaaatgcCTGAGGTACTCTGGCTCAGGACCTTCCTCCCACCAACTCCGTTTAGGACCACCTACCTGCTGCTACAGCTGCTGCTGACCCACTGGAGCTCCCACCTGTGAAGTGGTTAGGATTGTAGGGATTCCTGGGGATCTTGTGGTACCTGAAGCAAACAAAGATTGTTGAATCTTTTCTTAGGAAGGACTCTGTGCACTACAGGCCAGGAAAAGATCCAGAAACACAGCTCAGGGATTCTGATCTCTTGGTAAGGAGGTGCCATTTAACATCAGAAGTGCCATGTCCCTAGAAAACAGGATGCAAATAAGACTTCTGCCTCAGAGTCCAATCTCCTGTGAGCGTAAGCAGCCTATCCAAAAGAGACAGGCCCAAAGCAAGGGAAAAGATGCCACTGTAGCTCTTCTGTTTGCAATGGCACCATGCCATTACTGCCTGCCACAGAGCATTATGCAATTCCGAAAGGTGGAGCCGTTGGTGGCCAGCAATCCTTACAGACAAGCAAGTCAGCTCTGCCCTTTATCCCCAGCCTCCAGGctgaccacagccccagccagcagagccctgccaaGCTGCTGGGTGTCCATCCCACCTCCCACAGTGAGGAAATGCTGGCACGCTGTTGCACCGAGGGGGAGCCCTAGTTCCACCCAGCTGCACATGCACCAAGTGTGGCTCTCCCTACACAAGGCTCATCAAGGCCGTGAGCACCACTGCTCTGGAACTGAGCAGTGAACCTGTTTTAGCTAGGAAGTAAAACCACGATGTTCTCCTGAGATGGTTGTACTTTTTCTCACAGTTCTAGGCCTTCAACCATCACTGAGGTTGAACATTACCTGGCTATTTATTTGATTTCTGTCACagcttttgtctaccactcatCCTATAAACATTCACACCTCCAGGCCTGTAAGGCCTGACAAACCAAGTTCCTAACTCAGCAGACAACACtcagagcctctcctcccttTGGTTTCAGGAGCCTTCAGGCTTCCACAGTTACTCTAACCCTCAAATCTACAGTGCTGGGTTTCCATACCCCCAGGGCTCTGTCatgcttccatttttttttctcacatgcTTGCCCTTATTTTTGTACCCTTTCCTGTGAGTTCTGGACAGTCACAGGTATTTCTAGATGGGGgcaagagagaggaaaatgatTTTTACCTATTAGGGTTGCATCCAGTTGTTCCAGTCCCTAGTTCATGCATGTTTGAGACCCCAATAATGATAGCCCCAGCCTCTCGCAGCTTCTTGGCCACAGTAGCATCTTCTGTTTCTGGCTGTGTCCCAAGATACACTGTTCCTACTCGGTGATGGTAAGGTACCTTGGCAAGAAGACACCTAATTATTCATTCTAAAACCCTGGCAAGGTGCACATGCACACTTCAACATCACAACAGATCCCAGACATTAGGACCCATGGAAGTAAGTAAGGGCTAGGGAGCATCACTCTTCAATTTGTCCTGTGTTGGTCTCTGTTAGGAGGGACACTTAACCTTTCAATATTTGGTCCTTCTCCCATGCAGAGAAGTCCTTTTCACACCATCATACAGAAGAGCAGAAGTCAAAGCCTGACTCCCTGCAGCAATGCAATTGCTGTGCCCAGAGGCTGCAGAACAATCACCTTGGCcccacagcacacagctctGTGCTCCATCTTTCTGTGGACAGAGCTACAATCAGATCTGCACGATTTGAAGCCGGGCACCAAGATAAGTCGAATGCCAAAATACCAGCTGGACTTATTTTCAGGGTATGCTAAGTACTCTTTAGTTCGAGGCAGCAATAGAAGGATCTGTACATAAACAGGACTCCCACCACAGGGGTAGATCTCTGCAGAGCCTACAACAGTCTGATGGCACTGCCAGGAGTATTTACTGCTAGCTGTTGTTAGGCCACAGGTAAAAATTTTTGTCAGTAGGGATTTTCAAAGTAACTTGCATATTTCTGACACGTGTACTTCAAGGTAAGGAGACAGGGATGCTTTGCCAGTGGAGCAGAGTCAGTGCCTGAGAAATACACACAGTTACACCCACTGTACAGATCTTGTTATACATTCTCATTTCATCTCATATGAGACTGTTTCCCACACCCACCCTCTACTCCTCATGGATTAAAGAGATCAGTACAAGATATGGAACACGTCTGCTGTGTGCAAGCTCTGTCTTCACCTTGCAAAAATTGTTAATCCTACTCACTGCAAACCCACGTACAACCCCTTATTACATATTCCCAGGCTTTTGCTGAGGAGTTGGTCTGAAAACCTTGTCACAGTGAGCTGCCCAGGTTAAccacctgcagcaggaactggcAGCTAGACAAGGAAACTCACCACTTTGAATTCTTCTTTCAGACACactgggatgccatccagacaAGACAGGGTACATTTATTCCTGTAACGAGTAGTGGAGGCCTCAGCCATctgcacagaggaaaaaaaaagcataaagcaTATGTTATATATATTTAGCTGAGCTGAAGGTCATCACCAGTATTGGAATATATATCAAAAATGGCTTTCTTGGCCAGTCTATCAaagtttccttcttcttccaccATATGCTGGTGAGAAACTACAACTTGGAACCATCTATGCAAATGGATACCACATAAGCACAGAAGTCCCATTATAAACAGTCATCCAGCAGGAAACAGATTGCTTTAATGCTACCTCTCTttgcaggaaggaaagcaaaCTTGTTTGTAGACCTCTAaacacagaggaaggaaaaatgtaCTTATTTTTCTGTGCATATTGCCCCTTCTAATGGATGCTACTGCCCTTGGGGTGGCAGAGGCCCCTTTCCTACCAGAGGCAGACATTACCAGCATTATTTGCTCCCGGTCCCATTGCACTACGGCTCTGAGTGGGGGCGTGGATTTGTCGCAGTCCTCCAACATGGCAATGATGTTCTTGGCTACTTGGGATGGTGTCAGCTTCCCACTCCTACAGGACAGGAAAAGTTGGGCATTTGTTACAAGACCTTCCCTCACCACATCCACACACAAGGTTTGTCTCCCATGCAGCAAGATGGCAGCTGCCACAGCTTTAAGCAAGAACTAGGTAAGAGTCTCTGCCTGGTGATGATCTGAACACAGCTGACACCAACAAaacaggaaattattttccttaagGGGAAAATTTGCCTACACAGAATGCTCCTTAGAGTAGGGGCAAAAGCTAGGAGAGTTACCCAGGTATTCCTGAACCACCAGACAGATAAACAGGGACAAACGGCTGACAGCTTTACTGAGCTTTCCAAGCTCCTGAAAGCTTGGAAGCTATGAAACTCACAGTATCATGAGCTAAGACCAAGAGGCCAGACCACTTTATGCAGGCCTCCCATTACAGAGAAGGggctcccagcagtgctgtcatAACCCACCTTTAATaaaccttccctccctcctggcaAAGGCTGTGTTACACCACAAACACACCATCTCTGGGTGACACAAAAGCCTTGAGGCCACGATGTGCCTGTAACACCAGACTGCAGTGTCAGCCCTTGGCTCCAAGGCCACAGCCTGCAGGCAGAGGTGGCCCTTGACGAACAAGTTCCAGGAGTGCAAGAATATTTATCCAAGGGctccacacctggcacaggtccCAGAGGCAACTAGGACTACCTGGCAGCCAACAGCTCATGGAACCCCAGAGTCAGGGATGtgttttcagctctttccaAGCTGGACACATTTACTGGGTGAAAGCAGGTGTCATGCTCAGAGAAgcacaaggagctggggaaCCAAGGGATTTGTCAGAGATCCACAGTATGCACAACTTGCATAACCCAGATCAACCTTCATCTATTTCTCACTCATGTGTTTGAGCAAACAAGATATGTAGAAATCTTTCTCAGAGAACACTGACAATAAGCCAAAGAAAATGGCATTTAAATATCCTTTCAGGACTTGTAAAGTTgtgccagctctcccagctgacTTTCCTTTGTTATTCTACTAATGGGAAAGAACAGTAAGAAGTGATGATAAACAGTGGCACCTCAAGGACAATGCTAACAAAGAAATGCCTGAGAGCCTGTGAACAGAAGCAGCCCACAGCAGGGGAACATGCGGGACAGAGGTTGTTTCCAGACCATAGTTTCACCTACTGGTAGCATTCCAGATAGTCTTTGATCCCTTTGAAGCTAAATCCATTGCTAGCAGAATtagacctgaaaaaaaaaaaaaaaaaaggattaaaaggGGCAACTGTGAGCGACCAAAGGCAGCTTTGTTTAGACCTGTAGATTTCAGCATCATTGTCCAATGCAGGTTTGGGCATCACTCACTCACAGCAAACCATGTGGATTGCCAGCCCCTGCATTGCATCTCACACTCTGTCAGACTCCTTCCACACAAGCCAGGCAACAGGTACACTACGGATGCCGCAGAAATAAGGGATCAGTTTTGCCAGT
Encoded here:
- the LOC138113026 gene encoding LOW QUALITY PROTEIN: uncharacterized protein (The sequence of the model RefSeq protein was modified relative to this genomic sequence to represent the inferred CDS: deleted 1 base in 1 codon) yields the protein MAGRQSPPRRAIPAASRRLRAGSAPAPPRQRAGSLGGSTAMAPPLLLLLALLPAAAAAYLCCGRRYTGSAAAVLHRRGPRQAGPPGPPRDTWAPRLCGAGLRLFVHVANTAFGQICLLPFLMRMNNFSLMRSLDIHEDPTFIPEVAAGVTEDKSEAKSTSDVIKQLTDARSNSASNGFSFKGIKDYLECYQSGKLTPSQVAKNIIAMLEDCDKSTPPLRAVVQWDREQIMLMAEASTTRYRNKCTLSCLDGIPVCLKEEFKVVPYHHRVGTVYLGTQPETEDATVAKKLREAGAIIIGVSNMHELGTGTTGCNPNRYHKIPRNPYNPNHFTGGSSSGSAAAVAAGLCPVAIGTDGGGSVRIPASFCGVVGLKGTFGRISCHGSLPLSYSTVSVGPICTSVADAAIVYSILAEPDQLYPYGLKQPKATLSDMCAPDLKGLKLGVDWTFFKACDAEVLSACEKAVKHLQSLGASVVEVSLPEMEEARVAHVICILSEMRDFLQPDFNKYFHEMNLETQASLALASQFTALDYIKANRQRTRSMRFLQEIFSTVNCILTPAVPCTAPRIYESDLLTGSSDMSFTVRSMRFMQLGNFTGIPGLVVPIGYSIAGLPISLQVMAKWWDEAVLLRVGLKLEQFREQTKKPSIYYDILA